The following nucleotide sequence is from Armatimonadota bacterium.
CAAGGATGTTTGACCCGACGACAGGCCAAGGAACAAACACTGATACAAAAAGAAACGAAAAAACGAGTTGTCGAACGTAAAAAACTAATTTATATAAAGCAAGTCTTGGTCCGCTATATTCCATAAACGGACCTTCTACGATTTCTTGTTCGGCTTCAACTATGTCAAACGGCAATCTTCCAAGATTTGCCTGCAATGCTAGAAAGAAAGCAATTCCTGCAAATATAAGAGAAACAGTAGGACCATTTATCGAGTTCCATCCTACCATATCAGATATTAGAAGACTTTTGGCTTTGAAAGCTGCTGTTAGAAGCGATGCAATTACAATTGGCTCAACGGTAAGAAGCATCATCATTTCTCGGCTAGCGCCTTCATAGGAAAAAGGATTACCAGAGGCAAATGCTCCCAACATAATCGCCACGGCAGCCAGTGAGACTATATATACCCATACGATTATGTCGCCTGCGACGCCGAGTGGGGGACCAAATCCCATGGGTGTTAAAGCTGCAACCGTAAGAAAAGCACCTAGCGCCACCACAGGGGCGATGCGGAATAGCAATCCATCGTTAGGTCTTAAATCTTCCTTGCCCAATAGCTTAAAAATATCAATGTATGGCTGAGTAATTGGAGGTCCTTTCCTTGAGTGAACTACCGCCTTTAGTTTCCTCATTACCCCTTCGAACAAAGGCGCCAACAAAAGAATTAAAATAACATTAACTAAAACTCCACCGACAACCGTCATTCTTTACCTCCAGTGGGTTAGCTTCTTATTAATATGAACAGTATTGCGAAAGCTATGACTGCCCCTATTAGCTGCCAGATCATGTAGACATGGGGCACTCCGCTGTGTGTCCGGCTGACACGTTCAGTAAAGCGTGCCCCTACTTTCAGAATCGGACTGTAGAGCCAGCTATCAAGGTCAAGCACTTTTCTGAAACCCTGCAGCGCTGAGATTTTGGGTATGCTGATGCTTGGATATACTTTTGCAAATGCTGTTTTAAATGGTAAGCAAAAACCATGCGCCCGAAACCTAACTTCTTCAGGCTCGTGTTCCTCTCCACCATACCAATTTACTGTCGAGCGAGATTGGGCACTTCCCAAACGTAGAATAACCAATGATGCCAGGGAACAAAATATCAAGGCAATTAGTGCGTAAATGGGGTTCCATAACCCCGCAACCCCGTTGCCAAAATTCAATGCAATTCCAGAAATGTTCGTACCAAAAAGGGTGGAGAACACCGGTACGTAATTATCCCCAAAGATGTCCTGCGCAGCTCGGTACAAAACAATCAGCGGTAGTATTGGAGCTATACCCAAGATAACGCAAACCACAGCTAAAGCAACTTGAGGGACTCGCATGGCAACTGGCACCTCTCCTCGGGCGCGGCGTGTGCATTCTGCAGGCTGGCCCAGGAAAATTGCGCCCAGCAACTTCATAAACGAGGCTAAAGTTGCAATTGAGATGAACATAGCAATAAGCCCAAGGGCAAGGAATAATGGCATACGAATTCCACCTTGGAACGCAGACTGGTAAATTAACCATTTACTTGCAAAACCACTGAAAGGAGGAATTCCAGCTATCGAAAGCGAAGCAACGACGGCGGCCCCCATTGTTATAGGCATAATTGTGCCCAAACCACCCATTCTGTTTAAATCTCGCATGCCTGTAGCATATTCTGCTGCACCCACGTTTAAAAACAGAAGCGACTTATAGCATGCATGGTTTACAACGTGGTACAACCCAGCTATTAGCGCAAGAACAGCCAAAATGGATTTTGTTTGAATGAAATAGAAGCCTGTGCCTATTCCAAGCAACATATAGCCAATTTGACCAATTATGTGGAAAGAAAGAACTCTCTTTGAATCATCCTCCCTCAATGCAGTAAGCGTTCCAACAAATATAGAGATTGCCCCAAATATAGCAATCACTCCACCCCAGATCGTTAACAATCCAGAGTTGTTAAAGAATTCTAGAAAAGCTCTAACTATGCCGTAAATTCCTATTTTGGTCATACTGCCAGCAAACGCCGCCGATGCAGGACTTGGCGCAGCAGGATAAGCCTGAGGCAACCAACCGCCTAGCGGGAACATGCCTGCTTTTGTTGCAAACCCAAGCATGAAAAGTGCCATAAGGATATGTACCAAGGCTCGGTTATTTTTAGCCATTATCCCAATTGCTCTACTTATGTCTTCGAAAGCAAACGATCCAGACTCTCTGTAGATGACCAACATTGCAACCAAA
It contains:
- a CDS encoding NADH-quinone oxidoreductase subunit H, with product MTVVGGVLVNVILILLLAPLFEGVMRKLKAVVHSRKGPPITQPYIDIFKLLGKEDLRPNDGLLFRIAPVVALGAFLTVAALTPMGFGPPLGVAGDIIVWVYIVSLAAVAIMLGAFASGNPFSYEGASREMMMLLTVEPIVIASLLTAAFKAKSLLISDMVGWNSINGPTVSLIFAGIAFFLALQANLGRLPFDIVEAEQEIVEGPFMEYSGPRLALYKLVFYVRQLVFSFLFVSVFVPWPVVGSNILAFLIGLVKVLILLILVAVIDVVNPRLRIDQLMNYMARVLFVAFAALAFAVIGV